In a genomic window of Phycodurus eques isolate BA_2022a chromosome 2, UOR_Pequ_1.1, whole genome shotgun sequence:
- the LOC133399105 gene encoding gastrula zinc finger protein XlCGF8.2DB-like: protein MEDLGGIRPAESSSKIKLPPEPEELETYHIKEEADEHSISQGGLQFPGMDFPVIRVIVKSEDNEDEPHSSQHHHVQREKRRSQADSPIKPLSDHDDTISHSPETDDEHAQSEVKCRTDKTRLTCSECDKTFVNKRNLKRHMRIHTGEKPFVCSFCGKGLSEMTTLIAHTRTHTGEKPFPCSVCNTGFRVRALLVKHMRTHTGEKPYSCPICDRRFSRKESMITHTQTHTGEKPFACSVCGQRFSRKGNLRTHSRTHTGEKPFSCTVCNATFRVQSGLVQHMRTHTGEKPFACSECGKRFTQRTNLITHSRSHTGEKPFTCSICHTSFSYHSSLNNHMRTHSK from the coding sequence ATGGAGGACCTCGGTGGGATCAGACCTGCAGAAAGTTCCAGTAAAATCAAGCTTCCCCCTGAGCCTGAGGAGCTGGAAACATACCACATTAAAGAGGAGGCGGATGAACACAGCATTAGTCAAGGGGGATTGCAGTTTCCAGGAATGGACTTCCCGGTGATTCGTGTGattgtgaagagtgaagacAATGAAGACGAGCCTCATTCCTCACAGCATCATCACGTTCAACGTGAGAAGAGAAGATCCCAAGCAGACAGCCCAATAAAACCACTATCAGATCATGATGACACGATATCACACTCTCCTGAGACTGATGATGAACACGCTCAAAGTGAGGTGAAATGTCGCACTGACAAAACACGCTTGACATGTTCTGAATGTGAcaaaacatttgtcaacaaGAGAAATCTGAAAAGGCACATGAGGATtcacacaggagagaaaccgTTTGTGTGCTCATTTTGTGGTAAGGGATTATCTGAAATGACAACTTTGATcgcacacacaagaacgcacactggagaaaaaccattTCCCTGCTCAGTTTGTAACACAGGTTTCCGAGTGCGTGCACTGTTGGTtaaacacatgagaacacacactggggaaaaaccTTATTCTTGTCCAATTTGTGACAGAAGATTCTCCCGAAAGGAATCCATGataacacacacccaaacacacacaggtgagaaaccttttgcctgctcagtatgtggccaaagattctcaaGAAAGGGAAATTTGAGAACACACTCAAGAACACACACCGGAGAGAAGCCATTTTCCTGCACTGTCTGCAACGCTACTTTCCGAGTTCAGTCTGGTTTGGTTCAGCACATGAGAACGCAtacaggagagaaaccttttgcctgctcagaaTGTGGCAAAAGATTTACTCAAAGGACAAATCTGATAACACACTCAAGatcacacacaggagaaaagccTTTTACCTGCTCAATCTGCCACACAAGCTTTAGTTATCATTCTTCTTTGAATAatcacatgagaacacacagtAAGTAA